TTCACCGTGATATCGCTTTCGCCCCAGCCGTTGCGTTTCATATATTCGTTGTTTTTCGTTTTAAATGTAAAACGATAGCCGAGACTGATCGCCGGCATAAAATTGCCGTAGGCACCGCGGTCTGCAAGCACGACGGCTTCGCGGATATTGATTTCTTCCGCTATGCGCAAATAGAGCGCGTCGTTTACGGCAAAGTGAAATCCCGCCGCAACGATGAGATTTTGAAATCCCGGCGTAATCAATTCGACCGAAGCCCCGCCTTTTATATAATCGTTCGCAAATAAAAGAGCCGCAGCTCCGATGTGCATCGTGCCGAGCATCGGAAAGATATCCGACGTATTTTTGCCGTCGATGCCGATGACATTTGTCGACGTATAATTTTTGCCGAGATTGAGTACGGACACGCCGATTCTGAAATCTTTCATAAAACCCACATGCGGTATGCGATACATCGCTCCGATATTTCCACTCAAAGACCAATCGCTTCCGTATCCCCAATACAAACCGCCCGCGATTCCCAGTCCGACGGACAGACGCTCGCTCACTTCTTTTGCAATGCCGATATTCGTACTGAGCGTATTGCCGACATCGATTTTATCGAGCGGAAGAAATACGCCTTTGACGAGGCCGCTCACGGCAAAGTATTTCCACGGAATAAGAATGCCGGTCTGAAAAGCCGAACCGAAAACATTCGCTCCGCCGTTTGAAGAAAAAATCGCGGTGTATGAGGCATCGAGCGTGATGCGCTGTTCGGATGCGATAAGCGCAGGATTGAAAACGATCGCATCGGAACCGGCGGTAAAAATTCCCCCGCCTGCGCTCGAAGACGCATACGTAAGCTGCGTCGGGCTTACAAGCCTGTCGAGACTTTCTCCGCTGATCGGCGGATTATAGGCAAACATCACAGAGGCGAAACACAGAGCCCCTGCCGTCATCATAATTCTTTTCATCGTACACTCCTTGCTACTGCAATAAACTCCCGTAAACCGCTTACGATACTTTTATTAATAAATCCAATGCCGCGTTTCAACAAAACTCGACACCCGACCTATTATTAAACAAACGAAACTGCGATAGTTTACAGTTATTTTCACAATAAATCTACGCACGCGCCTACATCGAAAAATCTTTACCGAGATAGATTTCGCGGGCGACGGATGAATTAAGGATTTCCTGTTTCGTGCCCTGCATCATGATTTGTCCGGTACTGATGATGATCGCGCGGTGTGTGATTTCGAGCGTATCGCGCACATTGTGGTCGGTAATGAGGATACCGATGCCGCGCTCCGAAAGCAGTTTGATCATACCTTTGATATCGGCGACCGCAATCGGGTCGATACCGGCAAAAGGTTCGTCGAGAAGCAAAAACTTCGGTTCGATTGCAAGCGATCGGGCGATTTCGGTACGCCGCCGCTCTCCGCCTGAAAGCGTGATCGCCTGCTGTGCTCTGATCTTTCCGATATCGAATTCGCTTATGAGCTGTTCGAGTCTCATCTTTTTTTCATCGAATGAAAGGTCGCGTCTCGTTTCAAGGATCGCCCAAATATTTTCTTCGACCGTCAGCTTTTTAAACACGGACGGCTCCTGCGGCAAATACGAGATGCCGAGCTTCGCGCGCTTATACATGGGAAGCGCCGTAATCCGCTCTTGGTCCAAAAACACATCGCCCGAAGTCGGACGATAAAAGCCGACGATCATATAAAAGGTCGTCGTCTTGCCCGAACCGTTCGGGCCGAGAAGACCGAGCACTTCGCCCGTGCGCATTGAAAAATCGATGCCTTGCACGACGCGTTTTTTGCCGAAGGATTTATACAGACTTGAAACTTGCAGTACGTGCCGCATTTCGTCAGCCATCCGTCCTCCGTTTGCCGGGCGAAGCGTTTGCACCGCTTTCCGCATCTCCGCTCCGATCCGCGCCGCCTTCTTTTCCGGAAGGCATCCCGTCACTCGAAGGGGCATCGTCTTTGTCCGACGTATCGATGCCGGCAGCGGAATCTTTTTTCGTATCTTTATCCTGCTCGGCGCTTTTATCGTCGACGACCGAACCTTTGACGCGGCCGTCGAGGGTTATCTCCTGCGTATCAAGATTCAGCGTAATCTGTTGGGCACGGAAAGTATCTTCGCCTTGAGTGATCCGGGCATTGCCGCTCATTTCGAGCATTTTATTTTTTTTGCGGTACACGGCGTACGCGCACGAACAGACATTGTCTTTTTGTTTGATCGTTATACCGATTTGAATTCGTGCAATGTCGGTATTTTGATTATACTCGATAAGCTGAGCTTCGACCGATACGCCGTTTTCCGTATCGGCAAGGTGCACATTGTCTTTCAGCGTTGCGATTTTTGTCCGGCGGTCATACGAAAGACTCGCGCACGTAAACTCCATTTTCGTTTCGATATTTTTTCCGGTGATGTTTCCTTCCGCTTCGATATAGCGGAAATTTTTTCCGCTCATCGTAATCGAGTCGGCGGCTATTTCCATAGACGATGTAAGAACGTATGCGCTCCCGGAAAGCGTTGTCGTATCGGACGTATTGCCTGCGGTACCGGTCATACTGTTCGCGGAAAACGTAATGCGTTCGGCCCATACCGGAAGCATCGAAGCGATACCGTATAAAATTAATAAAAAGATTATCTGTCCGTTACGGACGATTTTGCGCATTGCCGCCTTCCTCCGCGTTTTCATCGGTTTCAACCGTTCCCGATACGGCGCCGGTAAATACGAAACGGTTGCTTACTCCGCTTGCCGAAAATCCCGAACCTCGGATAATCGTGCCGTTTTTTTTCATCGTAATCGTATCGGTGCGGCGGCTCGTAAGCTGTTCGGTATTTCCGTCCCAGCGCAGTTCGTCCGCAGCGATCGTTACGTTTCTCGGCGCATTCGTAAGCTCGATTCCGTCATAAAGCGAATACATCTTTTGTTTCGGATCGAATGCGATAAGAGCGCATGAGCCTTCGGTTTCCGCGCTGCCGTCGTCCGCGTAAGCGGTAAACGAAACCGAATCCGCATAAGTACCGCCGCTTTTATATTGTTCGAGCGTTTGTGCGCGCATCGAAAGCATCTTTTGATTTTTTTCCCAGCGCGAAAAATCGGTATTTTCAAAAACGAATTCCGGAACTTCCGCATCGACGTTTTTTTGACCCTCGGAATATTTCAAAGAGCACCCGGCCGCGATAAACGGCAAAGAACATAAAACCGCCGCGGCGAAAAAAATCGACTTCATCGTTTTTTACCGAGCGCCGCTCCGATAAACGAGACGAAAAGGGGATGCGGTTTCATCGGACGCGAAACGAATTCGGGATGATACTGCACGCCGATACCCCACGCGTGATCCTTCCACTCGAAGGCTTCCGTGCAATTATCCGGTTCGGAGACGGCCGACGTGATGAGACCGTGTTCGGTCATATCGGCGGTGTATTTTTTATCGAAAGTATATTTATTGCGATGCCGTTCGGTTATCGTGAGCTTTTTGTAGATACCGGCAAGCTTCGTATCTTTAATAATGCGGACGGTTCCCGCGCCGAGCTTCATCGTACCGGCGGCGGAAAGCCCCGTCTGCTCTTCCGGCAAACTGATAATCGCATGGGCGCTGTTTTGTATAAATTCCGTGCTGTCCGCATCCGCCCAGCCGCACAGAGAACGTCCCGTCTCGATCGCCATGAGCTGCATACCCAAATCGATACCCAGGTAGGGTATATCGTTTTCGCGCGCATATTTTACCGCGACGAGAAGACCGAGAAATCCGCGCTGCCCGTAATTCGCGGGTACGACGATGCCGTCGACATCTTTGAACGCAGCTCGCACCTCTTTTTCGTTTTTGCAGCTTTCGAGTGTTTCCGCGTCGATTTTGCGGAGTTTCAGCTCCGCGCCGTACTGCGTCACAGCCGCGTGAAACAGGGATTCGCGCACTGATTTATAGCAATCGTCAAGGTAATCTTTTTTGCCGACGACCGCGATGCACACGGCGGGACCGCAGGCATTGAGCTTTTCAAGGAATGCCGTCCACGGGCGGATATTGCAGCGCTCGGCGGTAAGCGCGAATTTTTTGAGCACCCGCGCGTCGAAACCTTCTTTATGAAAAATAACCGGAAGCTCATATACCGATTTTTGCACATCGATCGAAGAAAAAACCGCGTCGGGAGCGACATTGCAGAACAACGCGATTTTTTTTCTGATCGGCATATCGAGTTCGTTTGCAGTACGGCACAAAAGAATATCCGGCTGGATTCCCGCCTCTTGCAGCTGTTTCACCGAATGCTGCGTCGGCTTCGTTTTCAATTCGCCGCCGATGATCGCAGGCACGAGCGTTATGTGAATCGCGCACACTTCATTTTTGCCGAGTTCGTGGATGAGCTGCCGGGCGGCTTCGAGGTACGGAATCGATTCGATATCTCCGACGGTGCCGCCGATTTCGACGATAACGACGTCCGCATTCGAACGCTCGCCGACGGCAAGAATATTGCGCTTTATTTCGTCGGTAATATGCGGGATGACCTGCACCGTGCGTCCGTTGTATCTGCCGGCGCGTTCGTTTTGAATCACTTGGTTGTAAATTTTTCCGATCGTAATGCAGTTGTGTTCGGCGACATTGACGCTCGTAAAGCGCGCAAAGTTGCCCAAATCCAAATCGGTTTCCGCGCCGTCTTCGGTAACATATACTTCGCCGTGCTGAAACGGACTGATGTTTCCCGCGTCGAGGTTGATGTACGGATCGCATTTTATCATCGAAATCGAAAGTCCGCTGCATTCGAGAAGACTTCCGAGAGATGCGGACGCAACCCCTTTACCGAGACTGGAACATACGCCGCTGGTCACGAGTATATATTTGCTCATAGCGCGATTTTCCCATTTACTCCGCGCTTCGTCAATAGAGAATGCCGGCCGATTTTACAAGACAGCGTTCAACATACGATTTACGCGCCCCGTTTTTTCGCATCGAGATAGCTTACCGTAGAAAGGGCGGCGATCGTCCCCTCGCCCGCCGACTTGCTGTACTGATACGGCGGACCGACGAGATCGCCGCACGCAAAGCAGCCGGCGACGCTCGTTTCCATGCGGCGGTTTACGCGCACGTGGTTGTTGTCGACTTCGATGCCCGATACGAGCCGGCTCGGAGAAATCGCTTCGCGCAAAATAAAGACGCCGTCCGTGCGGATCTTTCCCGCGTCGGTTACCAACGCTTGCACGGAAGTATCGCCTTCGATCGATTTCGGCACTTCGCGCACGATTTCGATTTTATCCGACACGTGCACATCTCCTTTGTACATCGGAATATAATACGCTTTCGCCGCAAGACCCGCGAGGAAATTCGCTTCGCTCTCTTCATTCGCGCCGAACGCGATGACGGCAACTGTTTTATTTTTATACAGCGGCGCGTCGCAAGTGGCACAGTAGCTTACGCCTTTGCCGAGAAAGCGCTCCTCTCCCGGATACGGCTTTGCCGCGACGACGCCCGTCGCCAAAACAAGGGCTTCCGCTTCGAGCATGCCGATCGACGTCTGTAAGCCGAAATAAGTGCCCATCGGATATACCGCCTGCACGCGCGCTTCCGTGACCTCGATCCCCATCGCATCGAGGTGCGCATAAAACGCCTTTTGCATATCGCTTCCGGTAATATTCGGCAAACCGAGATAATTTTGCACCGCATGCGCTTTTTCGATTTTTTCGCTTAAACGCTTGCTGCCCAAAAGCACGAAATTTTTATTGCGGATTTTTACGGTGAGCGCAGCTGACAAGCCTGCCGGCCCCGTCCCGATTATTGCGATGTCGTATCGTTCCATGCTTTAAATATACGTATTTATGAGCGCGCACGACAAGGGCGGGGCGATACGAGCGCACGGCTTTTTTTTAATAAATCGACGATAAGGCTGTCGGAAACGCTGCCGTCGAGCGCAATCGTTATCCAATTTTTTTTGCTCATGTGATACGCATCGTAAAAACCGCGCCGCTTTTTCAGCTCGATACTTTTTTCAGGATCGATTTTTACGTTGATGACTTCGACGATCGCATCGTCCGCCGAAAGAGAGGCAGCGCGCCCCTGCTTTTCGATTTTGCTTTTCGGTATATTCATAATGATTCCGTACCACTTGCGGTTTTCGGGATTTCTGAATACGCCGTAGTCGGGAGCGGTCGAAAACGGAAAATCGATTTTATCGCCGAAAAGTTTTTCCGCTTCGCGCGCGATCCGGTTCGCCTGATCCGTCAAAAACAGCTGCGGCACAAAGCACGCGTTTTTAATTTCCCGCAAAAACGCTCGGTAACTTTCACGCACTTCGTTTACGAACGCGCTTTGCCGGCTTTTCGCCCTGAGCGGAAGATAGCGTTCGCCCGCCTGTACATCGAACACCGAAGCGCTGACATCTCCGCCGCTTGTGACAACGACGTCGGCCGTAAAATCGCCGTTCAAAAATTTTCCGGAAAACGAATACTTCGAGCCTTTTTTAACAAAACCGAATTTCACAAGTTTTGCAAAATCGGGAATCGAGCGCGCAAAGATTTCTTCTTCGATCGTCATGCAAGATCAGTATACGCCCCTCTTCCCGCGCGCGTCAACGCCCGCCGATAAAACCGGCGCGGCGGCGAAAAGTTACCGCTGTTTTTACTTCGCTTTTTTATGCCGCTGCATTAATCGCTGAGCGAAATACAATGCCGCCGATGAAATAATTATCAACACAACCGAATATACGAATGTCATAGCTTCAGCATTTGTCGTCGCTGTTTCATCACTTGCGCTTTTGATGACTATACCGAGCGGCTGAAACAGCGGGCGGCAGAAGCATAATTCACCTTGGCACTCGTGGTCACTTCGCCAAAAATATACACTTAATTGATTGCACAGGTTACCCCACATGCCACATGGGCAAGAGGATCCTGTGCCGGTATTTCATCAAAGATGCGATCGGCAATACTTGCGGACACTTTGTCTGGGTGACCGCAAGTAACGGACTCAAAGGTAAAATAAACTTGTCATTTTGAAAACTCCTCGTGCTGTGCATGCTTGCGCTGTTCAAGCCGTTCTTCCCACAGTACCTCTGCTTTTTCCTGCCAACATGCAGCGTAATGGTCGCACTTGGCACACAGGTGGTCGGCGGATTCCAGCGATTGAAGATCGGTGGATTTTGCACCGGTTCTTTTTATGATATCCCGAAGGCTCTGCGGATTCTCCAGCATGGGACAGGGTCGGAGCATATTGTCATTAAAGGGCTGGCCATCATGATAGGCCATCATCAACGGCGACTGAAGGGCTTCAAGTAAGGACTTTTTTCGAATATTACTGTCTGAATAATGGATGAACACGCATGGGTCGATATCGCCATTGGCGTTGATGTGCAGATACCGCCTGCCGCCAGCGATACAGCCGCCGATAAACTCGGCATCGTTTTGAAAATCTATGGCGAACAGTGGTTTACGGGTGCGGTATTCCCGGATGCGCCGATATACCGTTTCACGCTGATCAGGGGAAAGCAGCAATTCTGGCACTGCGTCGTTGCCTACTGGCATATAGTGGAAATACCAGATAAAACAGGCGCCTTTCTCAATCAGCATATCGTAGTATTCCTCCGACGTGATAGAATCATAGTTGGCGCTGGTATAACAGGAAGAAACGCCGTAAACCAGTTTTTTCTTATTCAGGATATCCATAGCGCGAATCACCTGATCAAACACGCCCGACCCGCGTCGGCTGTCCGTCGCTTCCTGCATACCTTCCAGCGAAATGGCCGGCACGAAGTTTTTAACGCGAAGCATCTCGTTTGCGAAGTCCTCATCAATCAATGTGCCATTGGTGAAGCAAAGGAAAGTACAGTCGTCGTGTTTCTCACATAGGCGGATGATGTCATTTTTCCGTACCAGCGGTTCGCCACCGGTGTAGATGTACATGTATATGCCCAGTTCTTTCCCCTGACGGATGATGTCGTCAATCTCATCAAACGTCAGGTTCAGACGGTTGCCGTACTCCGCAGCCCAGCAGCCAGTACAGCGCAGGTTGCAAACGGATGTCGGATCTAAGAGAACTGCCCATGGGATATTGCAGCGGTACTTCTTTCTCAAGTTTTCCTGTTTAGACCATCCGATCATGTTTTGATGGATAAAAAAGTTGACGACGATTGCCTTGAGAACGTCAGGGTCTACATCGTGAATCAGATGACGGATATAGCTGTAGAAAGGATGATTGGGGTTTTCAACCGCTTCCCGCACTTGGGCAAGCTGCGTAGAAAACATCTTACCCACCATCTTGTCGCCCCAGTTCAGCAGGGTGCGCAGGTTTTTCTCTGGCTCCTTATACAGATAGTCGAACGTCTTTTCTAACCCGAATTTCTTTAGTGTAGCGGAAATGTTCATGTTTTTTACCTCCCATAAAATCGCGAGTGTCTCCTATCACACAGCGCGCCGTAAACGTCGCACTGTGTGTTCTCATAAGGAATCGCAGTCGGCTTTCATACCTTTTATTACATCCGAAAGAATGAAGTATGAAAGTCTCCGCACGAATAAAAGAAAAACGCTTCAGCGTTTTTTATCTCCGGACTCCGGTATCGGCGCTATTTCAGCCGTACTTTTTATTGTACTTCCTTAATAATTAATATATCAGTTCGCGGGCAGGAAAGGTATATACAAAAAACGCAATCTCTCTGAAAAACAGAGAAAACAATTAAATTGTCTGGTTCGAATTATCTATTCAGTTCGCAGCGGGAGATTCCAAGTCTGGGCAAGCAAACTGCTTAATGCTCTGGGCGATGAAGCCACGGAACATTGGGCTCAGAGCGTTTATGCTCTGTTCG
This Treponema socranskii subsp. buccale DNA region includes the following protein-coding sequences:
- the lptC gene encoding LPS export ABC transporter periplasmic protein LptC; protein product: MKSIFFAAAVLCSLPFIAAGCSLKYSEGQKNVDAEVPEFVFENTDFSRWEKNQKMLSMRAQTLEQYKSGGTYADSVSFTAYADDGSAETEGSCALIAFDPKQKMYSLYDGIELTNAPRNVTIAADELRWDGNTEQLTSRRTDTITMKKNGTIIRGSGFSASGVSNRFVFTGAVSGTVETDENAEEGGNAQNRP
- a CDS encoding NAD(P)/FAD-dependent oxidoreductase codes for the protein MERYDIAIIGTGPAGLSAALTVKIRNKNFVLLGSKRLSEKIEKAHAVQNYLGLPNITGSDMQKAFYAHLDAMGIEVTEARVQAVYPMGTYFGLQTSIGMLEAEALVLATGVVAAKPYPGEERFLGKGVSYCATCDAPLYKNKTVAVIAFGANEESEANFLAGLAAKAYYIPMYKGDVHVSDKIEIVREVPKSIEGDTSVQALVTDAGKIRTDGVFILREAISPSRLVSGIEVDNNHVRVNRRMETSVAGCFACGDLVGPPYQYSKSAGEGTIAALSTVSYLDAKKRGA
- a CDS encoding CTP synthase; this translates as MSKYILVTSGVCSSLGKGVASASLGSLLECSGLSISMIKCDPYINLDAGNISPFQHGEVYVTEDGAETDLDLGNFARFTSVNVAEHNCITIGKIYNQVIQNERAGRYNGRTVQVIPHITDEIKRNILAVGERSNADVVIVEIGGTVGDIESIPYLEAARQLIHELGKNEVCAIHITLVPAIIGGELKTKPTQHSVKQLQEAGIQPDILLCRTANELDMPIRKKIALFCNVAPDAVFSSIDVQKSVYELPVIFHKEGFDARVLKKFALTAERCNIRPWTAFLEKLNACGPAVCIAVVGKKDYLDDCYKSVRESLFHAAVTQYGAELKLRKIDAETLESCKNEKEVRAAFKDVDGIVVPANYGQRGFLGLLVAVKYARENDIPYLGIDLGMQLMAIETGRSLCGWADADSTEFIQNSAHAIISLPEEQTGLSAAGTMKLGAGTVRIIKDTKLAGIYKKLTITERHRNKYTFDKKYTADMTEHGLITSAVSEPDNCTEAFEWKDHAWGIGVQYHPEFVSRPMKPHPLFVSFIGAALGKKR
- a CDS encoding MmcQ/YjbR family DNA-binding protein — encoded protein: MTIEEEIFARSIPDFAKLVKFGFVKKGSKYSFSGKFLNGDFTADVVVTSGGDVSASVFDVQAGERYLPLRAKSRQSAFVNEVRESYRAFLREIKNACFVPQLFLTDQANRIAREAEKLFGDKIDFPFSTAPDYGVFRNPENRKWYGIIMNIPKSKIEKQGRAASLSADDAIVEVINVKIDPEKSIELKKRRGFYDAYHMSKKNWITIALDGSVSDSLIVDLLKKSRALVSPRPCRARS
- the lptB gene encoding LPS export ABC transporter ATP-binding protein, which translates into the protein MADEMRHVLQVSSLYKSFGKKRVVQGIDFSMRTGEVLGLLGPNGSGKTTTFYMIVGFYRPTSGDVFLDQERITALPMYKRAKLGISYLPQEPSVFKKLTVEENIWAILETRRDLSFDEKKMRLEQLISEFDIGKIRAQQAITLSGGERRRTEIARSLAIEPKFLLLDEPFAGIDPIAVADIKGMIKLLSERGIGILITDHNVRDTLEITHRAIIISTGQIMMQGTKQEILNSSVAREIYLGKDFSM
- a CDS encoding LptA/OstA family protein, translating into MRKIVRNGQIIFLLILYGIASMLPVWAERITFSANSMTGTAGNTSDTTTLSGSAYVLTSSMEIAADSITMSGKNFRYIEAEGNITGKNIETKMEFTCASLSYDRRTKIATLKDNVHLADTENGVSVEAQLIEYNQNTDIARIQIGITIKQKDNVCSCAYAVYRKKNKMLEMSGNARITQGEDTFRAQQITLNLDTQEITLDGRVKGSVVDDKSAEQDKDTKKDSAAGIDTSDKDDAPSSDGMPSGKEGGADRSGDAESGANASPGKRRTDG
- a CDS encoding radical SAM protein; amino-acid sequence: MNISATLKKFGLEKTFDYLYKEPEKNLRTLLNWGDKMVGKMFSTQLAQVREAVENPNHPFYSYIRHLIHDVDPDVLKAIVVNFFIHQNMIGWSKQENLRKKYRCNIPWAVLLDPTSVCNLRCTGCWAAEYGNRLNLTFDEIDDIIRQGKELGIYMYIYTGGEPLVRKNDIIRLCEKHDDCTFLCFTNGTLIDEDFANEMLRVKNFVPAISLEGMQEATDSRRGSGVFDQVIRAMDILNKKKLVYGVSSCYTSANYDSITSEEYYDMLIEKGACFIWYFHYMPVGNDAVPELLLSPDQRETVYRRIREYRTRKPLFAIDFQNDAEFIGGCIAGGRRYLHINANGDIDPCVFIHYSDSNIRKKSLLEALQSPLMMAYHDGQPFNDNMLRPCPMLENPQSLRDIIKRTGAKSTDLQSLESADHLCAKCDHYAACWQEKAEVLWEERLEQRKHAQHEEFSK